From the Amycolatopsis thermoflava N1165 genome, one window contains:
- a CDS encoding M20/M25/M40 family metallo-hydrolase — protein sequence MTDVRALHEWVRAHREEMVDDLGRYTGLETPSTDRLLLEAGLSWLDGWLRARLGEPESVGVTEGGEFGDVRVYDYAGSDATPVLLLCHYDTVWPQGTLDGWPFTVDGDIATGPGVFDMKAGLVQAVWALRALEAAGLPRPPVRLVLNGDEEIGSPVSRPVIEKSAAGVQAALVFEAAADGAVKTARKGVGIYRVSATGVEAHAGLDPGKGASAVDEIARVVLALHGLTDLAAGTTVNVGVVGGGSRGNVIAGSAWGEVDVRVSSAAEAARIEEALAGLTAADPRATVTVEGGWNRPVMERSAGIAALFSRARDLAAEMGVTLRECAVGGASDGNFVAALGVPVLDGFGATGDGAHARHEHVSVSGMVERSALAAAVLTSLA from the coding sequence GTGACCGATGTCCGGGCGTTGCACGAGTGGGTGCGGGCGCACCGCGAGGAGATGGTCGACGACCTGGGCCGGTACACCGGGCTGGAGACGCCGAGCACCGACCGGCTGTTGCTGGAGGCCGGGCTGTCCTGGCTGGACGGCTGGCTGCGCGCGCGGCTCGGCGAGCCGGAGTCGGTGGGCGTGACCGAGGGCGGCGAGTTCGGCGACGTCCGGGTATACGACTACGCGGGGTCGGATGCCACGCCGGTTCTGTTGCTGTGCCACTACGACACGGTGTGGCCACAAGGGACACTCGACGGGTGGCCGTTCACAGTGGACGGTGACATCGCGACGGGGCCGGGTGTGTTCGACATGAAGGCCGGGCTGGTGCAGGCGGTGTGGGCGTTGCGGGCGCTGGAGGCGGCGGGGCTGCCGCGGCCGCCGGTGCGGCTGGTGCTCAACGGCGACGAGGAGATCGGCAGCCCGGTGTCGCGGCCGGTGATCGAGAAGTCGGCGGCCGGCGTGCAGGCGGCGCTGGTGTTCGAGGCCGCGGCCGACGGGGCTGTGAAGACCGCGCGGAAGGGGGTCGGCATATATCGGGTGTCCGCGACCGGGGTGGAGGCGCACGCGGGGCTCGACCCGGGCAAGGGCGCGAGCGCGGTGGACGAGATCGCGCGGGTGGTGCTGGCGCTGCACGGGCTGACGGATCTGGCGGCCGGGACGACGGTGAACGTCGGCGTGGTCGGCGGCGGTTCGCGGGGGAACGTGATCGCGGGCTCCGCCTGGGGCGAGGTGGACGTGCGCGTGTCGAGCGCGGCCGAGGCGGCGCGGATCGAGGAAGCGCTGGCCGGGCTGACGGCGGCCGACCCCCGCGCGACGGTGACCGTGGAGGGCGGCTGGAACCGCCCGGTGATGGAACGGTCGGCCGGGATCGCGGCGTTGTTCTCGCGGGCGCGGGACCTGGCCGCGGAAATGGGGGTGACGCTGCGGGAATGCGCGGTGGGCGGCGCCAGCGACGGCAACTTCGTGGCCGCACTGGGCGTCCCGGTGCTCGACGGTTTCGGCGCCACCGGCGACGGCGCCCACGCACGCCACGAACACGTCTCGGTGAGCGGCATGGTGGAACGGAGCGCCCTCGCCGCCGCGGTGCTCACCTCACTGGCCTGA